One part of the Gadus macrocephalus chromosome 8, ASM3116895v1 genome encodes these proteins:
- the map2k2b gene encoding dual specificity mitogen-activated protein kinase kinase 2b, producing the protein MAPKKRPGPLTIATSGDGMSSSNNSVLASEANLEALQKKLEELDLDDQQKKRLEAFLTQKAKVGELKDDDFHRICELGAGNGGVVNKVCHKPSGYIMARKLIHLEIKPAIRNQIIRELQVLHECNSPYIVGFYGAFYSDGEISICMEHMDGGSLDQVLKEARRIPEEILGKVSIAVLRGLAYLREKHQIMHRDVKPSNILVNSRGEIKLCDFGVSGQLIDSMANSFVGTRSYMSPERLQGTHYSVQSDVWSMGLSLVELSIGRYPIPPPEPRELEAIFGRSILDGAGGGDTHSTSPRARPPGRPVSSGHGPVMAIFELLDYIVNEPPPKLPHGVFTSDFQDFVTKCLMKNPADRADLKMLMNHTFIKRSEVEEVDFAGWLCKTMGFNQPSTPTRTTD; encoded by the exons ATGGCCCCCAAAAAGAGACCCGGGCCCTTAACCATCGCGACCTCCGGGGATGGAATGTCAAGCTCTAACAACAGTGTTCTGGCATCTGA GGCTAATTTAGAAGCACTTCAGAAGAAACTGGAGGAGTTGGATTTAGATGATCAGCAGAAAAAGAGGTTGGAGGCTTTCCTCACCCAGAAAGCCAAAGTAGGAGAGCTGAAAGATGACGACTTTCATCGCATCTGTGAGCTTGGGGCTGGTAACGGAGGGGTCGTGAACAAAGTTTGCCACAAACCTTCAGGCTATATTATGGCCCGAAAG CTTATCCATCTAGAGATCAAACCTGCTATCAGAAACCAGATTATCAGAGAGCTGCAGGTGTTGCATGAGTGTAACTCTCCCTACATTGTGGGCTTCTACGGAGCTTTCTACAGCGATGGAGAGATCAGCATTTGCATGGAGCACATG GATGGAGGCTCTCTCGACCAAGTGTTGAAGGAAGCCAGGAGGATTCCAGAGGAGATCCTGGGCAAAGTCAGCATTGCT GTTCTAAGGGGTCTTGCCTATCTAAGAGAAAAACACCAGATCATGCATAGAG atGTGAAGCCTTCTAACATTCTGGTGAACTCCCGCGGGGAGATCAAGCTGTGTGACTTTGGCGTAAGCGGCCAGCTGATTGACTCCATGGCCAACTCCTTTGTGGGAACCAGATCCTACATGTCG CCTGAAAGGCTCCAGGGAACCCACTACTCGGTGCAGTCGGATGTGTGGAGCATGGGGTTGTCCCTGGTGGAGCTCTCGATCGGGCGCTACCCCATCCCTCCGCCAGAGCCCCGGGAACTAGAGGCCATATTTGGGCGATCAATCTTGGACGGGGCTGGCGGGGGGGACACCCACAGCACCTCACCCAGGGCCAGACCTCCGGGCCGGCCTGTCAGCAGCG GTCACGGTCCCGTCATGGCTATCTTTGAACTCCTGGATTACATCGTCAACGAG CCTCCTCCCAAACTGCCACATGGAGTCTTTACGTCTGATTTCCAAGATTTTGTGACTAAGTG TCTAATGAAAAACCCGGCCGACCGAGCTGATCTGAAGATGTTGATG AACCACACGTTTATAAAACGGTCCGAGGTGGAGGAAGTGGACTTTGCCGGCTGGCTCTGTAAAACGATGGGGTTCAACCAACCGAGCACTCCCACGCGCACGACAGACTGA